One segment of Thermococcus profundus DNA contains the following:
- the tiaS gene encoding tRNA(Ile2) 2-agmatinylcytidine synthetase TiaS, translating to MLLHIGIDDTDSPNGMCTTYLGALLYRELSRIAEPTDLPRLIRLNPNIPYKTRGNGAVVMTFEADEKIIPEIKDTVLFYVSQLADFEHENTNPGVVFLEGEVPDELREFSQKALREHVTIEEAEEVAREAGAEYFKFKLGRGVIGSLAAIGYPLERFTYELLVYREPENFGTPRRVNAESVFLADKWAYPFSYDNIDPYKRTVLITPHGKDPVLAGIRGINKAKVLQVFEMVEFEEPVAFYQLYKTNQNTDDHLTPKKIGELKLYDSAVVRGKVAGPYWERGRHVFFELEDETGKIRVAAFEPTKKFRNWVRKLLPGDEIIAAGGVKEHEGILTLNLEKFYPVKLVPKIEYRKPKCPKCGGTMKSKGDYLKCKRCGYKMPKKLIPVEVPRDLERKIYEVPPDARKHLSRPLVLPGGEDKILKLVEEYEELEG from the coding sequence ATGCTCCTCCACATCGGAATCGACGACACCGATTCACCAAACGGCATGTGCACGACTTATCTCGGCGCACTCCTCTACCGCGAGCTTTCCCGGATAGCGGAGCCCACCGATCTCCCTAGGCTCATCCGACTCAACCCGAACATTCCCTACAAAACGAGGGGTAACGGGGCAGTTGTCATGACCTTCGAGGCGGACGAGAAGATCATTCCTGAAATCAAGGACACGGTTCTCTTCTACGTGAGCCAGCTCGCTGACTTTGAACACGAAAACACGAACCCTGGCGTGGTTTTCCTTGAGGGTGAAGTCCCGGATGAGCTGAGGGAGTTCTCACAGAAAGCGTTGAGGGAGCACGTGACCATCGAGGAAGCTGAAGAAGTCGCGCGGGAGGCTGGAGCGGAGTACTTCAAGTTCAAGCTCGGGAGGGGCGTAATCGGCTCGCTCGCTGCGATAGGCTACCCCCTGGAGAGGTTCACCTATGAGCTTCTCGTTTACAGGGAACCGGAGAACTTTGGAACTCCCCGGCGGGTGAACGCGGAGAGCGTCTTTCTGGCGGATAAGTGGGCCTATCCCTTCAGCTACGACAACATTGACCCATACAAGAGAACCGTCCTGATAACGCCCCACGGAAAAGATCCTGTTTTGGCTGGAATCAGGGGGATTAACAAAGCTAAAGTCCTCCAGGTCTTCGAGATGGTCGAGTTCGAGGAGCCGGTTGCCTTCTACCAGCTCTACAAGACGAACCAGAACACCGACGATCACCTAACGCCGAAGAAAATAGGTGAACTCAAGCTCTATGACAGCGCGGTGGTGAGGGGAAAAGTAGCTGGCCCTTACTGGGAGCGTGGAAGGCACGTCTTCTTCGAGCTTGAGGATGAAACTGGGAAGATTCGTGTGGCAGCGTTCGAGCCGACCAAGAAGTTCCGCAACTGGGTGAGAAAGCTCCTGCCGGGGGATGAGATAATCGCTGCCGGAGGAGTTAAGGAGCATGAGGGGATTCTAACGCTCAACCTCGAGAAGTTCTATCCCGTTAAGCTCGTTCCCAAAATCGAGTACAGAAAGCCGAAGTGCCCAAAGTGCGGCGGGACGATGAAGAGCAAGGGCGACTACCTTAAATGCAAGCGCTGTGGCTACAAGATGCCGAAGAAGCTTATTCCCGTTGAAGTGCCGCGCGATCTGGAGAGGAAGATCTATGAAGTCCCGCCCGATGCGAGGAAGCACCTCTCGAGGCCGCTCGTGCTGCCGGGTGGGGAGGATAAGATTCTGAAGCTCGTAGAAGAATATGAAGAGCTCGAGGGTTAG
- a CDS encoding deoxyhypusine synthase: MTEPKDIVLKESEEVEGTPIEGPWLDDVSSIEEVLDYYERIGFQATHLGKAIEIWKKVEKRRAEGKEVRVFLGYTSNIISSGLRELVAWLVKEGKVDVIVTTAGGIEEDFIKTLKPFILGDWNVNDALMREKGINRIGNIFVPNDRYIEFEKYMIPFFERVLEMEKERGKPLTASEFIYEMGRYMDEKLGKEKEKSVIYWAYKRNVPIFCPAITDGSIGDMLYFFKEERGDRELIIDIANDIVKLNNLAVTAKETASIILGGSLPKHAIINANLFRGGTDYAIYITTAIPWDGSLSGAPPSEGVSWGKIRAKADYVEIWADATLVFPVLVWKVMKG, translated from the coding sequence ATGACCGAGCCGAAAGATATCGTCCTCAAGGAGAGCGAAGAGGTTGAGGGAACCCCGATAGAGGGGCCATGGCTTGATGATGTTTCCAGCATTGAAGAGGTCCTCGACTACTATGAAAGAATAGGTTTCCAGGCGACCCACCTCGGGAAGGCCATCGAAATCTGGAAGAAGGTCGAGAAGAGGCGCGCCGAGGGGAAAGAGGTTAGAGTCTTCCTCGGATACACCTCAAACATCATCTCCTCCGGCCTCCGCGAGCTGGTTGCGTGGCTCGTTAAGGAAGGAAAGGTAGATGTTATTGTAACCACCGCAGGGGGAATCGAGGAGGACTTCATAAAGACGCTCAAGCCCTTCATCCTCGGCGACTGGAACGTCAACGACGCCCTGATGCGCGAGAAGGGAATAAACAGGATTGGGAACATCTTCGTGCCCAACGACCGCTACATAGAGTTCGAGAAGTACATGATACCCTTCTTCGAGAGGGTTCTTGAGATGGAGAAGGAGCGCGGGAAACCTCTCACTGCCAGCGAGTTCATCTACGAGATGGGCCGCTACATGGATGAGAAGCTCGGAAAGGAGAAGGAGAAAAGCGTTATCTACTGGGCCTACAAGAGGAACGTGCCGATCTTCTGCCCGGCAATAACCGACGGCTCGATAGGGGATATGCTCTACTTCTTCAAGGAGGAGCGCGGTGATAGAGAGCTCATCATAGACATCGCCAACGACATAGTGAAGCTCAACAACCTCGCGGTTACCGCGAAGGAAACGGCCTCGATAATCCTCGGTGGCTCACTTCCGAAGCACGCCATAATCAACGCCAACCTCTTCAGGGGCGGGACTGACTACGCTATCTACATCACAACAGCTATCCCCTGGGACGGCTCACTGAGCGGCGCGCCGCCTAGCGAAGGCGTCAGCTGGGGCAAGATAAGGGCAAAAGCTGATTACGTCGAGATATGGGCCGATGCAACGCTAGTCTTCCCGGTGTTGGTGTGGAAGGTTATGAAGGGCTAA
- a CDS encoding ATP-binding cassette domain-containing protein, which produces MTIEINVEGLSFSYDSRNRALDNVSFHVEGERIGIVGQNGSGKTTLLSILMGFLKPDEGNVTINGIIPSRERGRILKVFAPSFEKGRLPYRMKVKELVELLGKVTGDPSGVRELAEDIGISTFMDKRVYGLSSGQEQLVWIFNALADQNRIPALDEPFVHLDIHAYRRVVKALKERFDSYILISHVPEDVELLTESLVVLEMGKVRWYGQLSGLEPAYEVFVPSGANVDLPGVLVDFGNVLVCKCSPELLDSMMKDGKILGYKRAGVRLLYAQVLD; this is translated from the coding sequence GTGACGATTGAGATAAACGTCGAAGGCCTGAGCTTCAGCTACGATTCGCGGAACAGGGCGCTTGACAATGTTTCCTTTCACGTTGAGGGGGAGAGGATAGGGATAGTCGGCCAGAACGGGAGCGGAAAGACGACCCTCCTCTCCATCCTCATGGGCTTCCTGAAACCAGACGAGGGGAATGTCACGATCAACGGTATCATCCCTTCGAGGGAGCGGGGAAGGATCCTCAAGGTCTTCGCCCCTTCCTTTGAAAAGGGCCGCCTTCCCTACAGGATGAAGGTGAAGGAGCTCGTGGAACTCCTTGGAAAGGTCACGGGCGATCCCTCAGGGGTAAGAGAACTGGCGGAGGACATAGGGATAAGCACCTTCATGGACAAGAGGGTTTACGGCCTCTCCTCCGGTCAGGAGCAACTGGTGTGGATTTTCAATGCCCTGGCCGATCAGAACCGCATTCCTGCCCTTGATGAACCCTTCGTTCACCTCGACATCCATGCTTACAGGAGGGTCGTTAAGGCGCTTAAGGAACGCTTTGACAGCTACATACTCATCTCCCACGTCCCGGAGGATGTGGAACTCCTGACGGAGTCACTGGTGGTTCTTGAGATGGGGAAGGTCCGCTGGTACGGGCAGCTCTCCGGCCTTGAGCCTGCGTACGAGGTGTTTGTGCCATCGGGAGCGAACGTGGATCTTCCCGGAGTTCTAGTGGACTTTGGGAACGTCCTCGTGTGCAAATGCAGCCCGGAGCTGCTCGATTCCATGATGAAGGATGGTAAAATCCTCGGATACAAACGTGCGGGGGTGCGGTTGCTCTATGCTCAAGTACTCGACTGA
- a CDS encoding FAD-dependent oxidoreductase, whose protein sequence is MKFYICREKGEPKPFRIAIIGAGPAGLTAAGYLACRGYEVHVYEKMPEGGGMVAFGIPEVRIPIKAVREGVKDLEKLGANFHFRTKVVYDSPRELGDEWAERFISLERLLSEFDALLIATGAWRPRKLKIPGVELSGVYDALTLLHHIKMARIGYYSWDRIPDFKGKHVVVIGAGYTAVDVAIEGRLLGAEKITMVYRRGLEHSYAKAEIRKLISEGVEFIEFATPVRIIGEGGVQGVEFAKTRIEEGNVITTDEHFLLDADIVAYAIGQLPTSPIREVVCASEEILKDAGIFFAGDVVAPRNIGTAMREGKARAKEIEEWLLKKAPKRVFPVSMAARLVNQVINGKC, encoded by the coding sequence GTGAAGTTCTACATCTGTAGGGAAAAAGGAGAGCCGAAGCCTTTCAGAATAGCCATCATTGGTGCTGGACCCGCGGGGTTAACGGCGGCCGGCTACCTCGCATGCAGGGGCTACGAGGTGCATGTCTATGAGAAAATGCCCGAAGGTGGGGGAATGGTCGCCTTTGGAATCCCTGAGGTAAGAATACCAATAAAGGCCGTTAGAGAAGGGGTAAAAGACCTCGAGAAACTTGGGGCGAACTTCCACTTCAGGACGAAGGTAGTCTACGACTCTCCCAGAGAGCTGGGCGACGAGTGGGCAGAGCGCTTCATCTCGCTGGAGAGGCTCCTCAGTGAGTTCGATGCACTTCTCATAGCCACTGGAGCATGGAGGCCGAGGAAGCTGAAAATTCCGGGGGTGGAGCTTTCGGGTGTTTACGACGCCCTCACCCTGCTCCACCACATAAAAATGGCAAGAATAGGTTACTACTCCTGGGATAGGATACCCGACTTCAAGGGCAAGCACGTTGTTGTTATCGGAGCCGGCTACACGGCGGTTGACGTTGCCATCGAGGGCAGGCTCCTTGGAGCAGAAAAGATAACAATGGTTTACAGGAGGGGTCTGGAGCACAGCTACGCAAAGGCCGAGATCAGGAAGCTTATCAGCGAGGGTGTGGAGTTCATAGAGTTCGCCACTCCAGTGAGGATAATCGGAGAAGGAGGGGTTCAAGGAGTCGAGTTTGCTAAGACGAGGATAGAGGAGGGAAACGTCATCACGACGGACGAGCACTTCCTTCTCGACGCCGACATCGTCGCTTACGCTATCGGCCAGCTCCCCACTAGCCCTATAAGGGAAGTCGTCTGCGCCAGCGAGGAGATACTGAAGGACGCCGGCATCTTCTTCGCGGGTGACGTGGTCGCACCCAGGAACATTGGGACTGCGATGAGAGAAGGAAAAGCGAGGGCAAAGGAGATAGAAGAGTGGCTCCTCAAGAAAGCTCCAAAGAGGGTGTTTCCAGTTTCTATGGCGGCGAGGCTCGTTAACCAGGTGATAAATGGAAAGTGCTGA
- a CDS encoding SDR family oxidoreductase: protein MSVKIDLNGLRVIVTASSRGIGFNVARELLKRGARVVISSRNEEHLSEAKKELEELGEVYTVRANLYDQRDLEDLVKTSWELLSGVDALVWNAGNVRCEPCLLHGATYMDWLEAAALHSVAPGYLTTLLVQTWLEKKMTGTLVYLNSVSVKEPMPPLVLADVTRAGLIQLAKSVSRTYGKKGIRAYSVLLGSFDTPGARENLLQLAEERGEPFEKTWEREVLARTPLHRTGRWEELGSLIAFLLSEESEYMLGSTIVIDGAMTRAVDI, encoded by the coding sequence ATGAGCGTGAAAATCGACCTCAACGGGCTTAGGGTCATCGTCACTGCATCATCGAGGGGCATCGGCTTTAACGTCGCACGTGAGCTTCTGAAAAGGGGAGCGCGTGTTGTCATAAGCTCCAGAAACGAAGAGCACCTCTCGGAAGCAAAGAAAGAACTTGAGGAGTTAGGGGAGGTTTACACCGTAAGGGCCAACCTATACGACCAGAGGGATCTGGAAGACCTTGTAAAGACTTCCTGGGAGCTTCTCAGTGGGGTTGACGCCCTCGTCTGGAACGCAGGGAACGTCAGATGTGAGCCCTGCCTTCTCCACGGGGCTACCTATATGGACTGGCTCGAAGCGGCCGCACTCCACTCCGTTGCGCCCGGCTATCTCACGACACTTTTAGTTCAGACATGGCTTGAGAAAAAGATGACGGGAACGCTAGTTTATCTCAACTCGGTCTCCGTAAAAGAGCCCATGCCCCCACTGGTTCTAGCTGACGTGACGAGAGCTGGATTAATCCAGCTGGCCAAGAGCGTTTCGAGGACTTATGGGAAGAAAGGCATCAGGGCATATTCCGTGCTCCTAGGGAGTTTTGACACCCCCGGCGCGAGGGAGAACCTCCTACAGCTAGCCGAAGAAAGAGGTGAACCCTTTGAGAAAACGTGGGAGCGGGAGGTTTTAGCTAGAACACCACTCCACAGAACCGGCAGATGGGAGGAGCTTGGGTCACTCATCGCTTTCCTCCTGAGCGAGGAATCCGAATACATGCTCGGCTCGACGATCGTTATAGACGGTGCAATGACTAGGGCAGTGGATATCTGA
- a CDS encoding zinc metalloprotease HtpX, with protein sequence MGLIMWLRTGFLMAVLTGLLMGIGYLFGGPSWALMMFIFSLIFNFFTYWYSDRIVLSWYNARIVDESEAPELYAIVRDLAERAGLPTPRVAIVPTETPNAFATGRDPKHAVVAVTQGLLRILNRDELEGVIGHELTHVKNRDILIGTVAAAMAGAIMQLAYWARWIAIFGGFSRDRDDGGEVIGAILVAILAPIAAMLIQAAISRSREFLADEGGARISGKPHALASALMKIEQAVRYRPMRGGNVATAHMFIVNPFRGMSIANLFASHPPTEARIERLRKIAEEMGIYF encoded by the coding sequence ATGGGACTCATAATGTGGTTGAGAACTGGCTTCCTCATGGCGGTGCTTACCGGCCTTCTCATGGGCATAGGCTATCTCTTCGGCGGGCCGAGCTGGGCACTGATGATGTTCATCTTCTCTCTGATATTCAACTTCTTCACCTATTGGTACAGCGACAGAATCGTGCTGAGCTGGTACAACGCGAGGATAGTTGACGAGAGCGAGGCTCCGGAACTGTATGCTATAGTCAGAGACCTGGCTGAAAGGGCCGGCCTGCCAACTCCGAGGGTGGCGATAGTTCCAACGGAAACCCCCAATGCCTTCGCAACGGGAAGGGACCCAAAGCACGCTGTAGTGGCCGTGACCCAGGGCCTCCTCAGAATCCTCAACCGGGATGAGCTGGAAGGGGTTATTGGCCACGAGCTAACACACGTGAAGAACAGGGACATACTCATAGGAACCGTAGCCGCGGCAATGGCGGGTGCAATAATGCAGCTTGCCTACTGGGCCCGCTGGATAGCGATCTTTGGAGGTTTCAGCAGGGATAGAGACGACGGTGGTGAGGTAATAGGGGCGATACTCGTTGCGATTCTCGCTCCAATAGCTGCCATGCTAATTCAGGCCGCCATAAGCCGCTCAAGGGAGTTCCTTGCTGACGAAGGGGGAGCGAGGATAAGCGGCAAGCCCCACGCTTTAGCAAGTGCGCTGATGAAGATAGAGCAGGCGGTCAGGTACCGCCCAATGAGAGGAGGTAACGTTGCAACAGCCCACATGTTCATCGTGAACCCCTTCAGGGGCATGAGCATAGCGAACCTCTTCGCCAGCCACCCGCCAACGGAGGCGAGGATAGAGAGGCTCAGGAAGATAGCGGAAGAGATGGGGATCTACTTCTGA